The following proteins are encoded in a genomic region of Sorangiineae bacterium MSr12523:
- a CDS encoding TetR/AcrR family transcriptional regulator encodes MPASMTEEEAAARRSRILNAARWCFLNFGFSKTSFEDIAKRANISRTLLYRIFKDKEDVFTAVFADWLVARYPAAQQAATGPGKAKERLLNVCKVMVLEPWSDMVGAPMGAEFYDVCERLDPKIAAQHRKVALRCVAAVLGDEDTAEVFLLALDGLLADEPTTAVLEYRMRILVDRFARTGKRRRRPEEKGN; translated from the coding sequence GGAAGAGGCTGCGGCGCGTCGCTCGAGGATCTTGAACGCGGCGAGATGGTGTTTTCTCAATTTTGGCTTTTCGAAGACCTCGTTCGAGGACATTGCTAAGCGCGCGAATATTTCGCGCACGCTGCTCTATCGAATCTTCAAGGACAAGGAAGACGTCTTTACGGCGGTGTTCGCGGATTGGTTGGTCGCACGATACCCGGCTGCCCAGCAGGCTGCCACCGGCCCAGGCAAGGCAAAGGAGCGACTGCTCAACGTGTGCAAAGTGATGGTGCTCGAACCTTGGTCCGATATGGTTGGGGCACCTATGGGGGCGGAGTTTTATGATGTTTGCGAGCGGCTGGACCCCAAGATCGCCGCGCAGCACCGAAAGGTCGCACTCCGGTGCGTTGCGGCCGTGCTTGGAGATGAAGACACGGCCGAAGTCTTCCTTCTTGCCCTCGATGGCCTTCTTGCAGATGAACCAACGACGGCGGTGCTCGAATACCGTATGCGGATTCTCGTGGATCGCTTCGCACGAACGGGAAAACGTCGCCGGCGCCCGGAAGAGAAAGGGAACTGA